The proteins below come from a single Gemmatimonadaceae bacterium genomic window:
- a CDS encoding ankyrin repeat domain-containing protein, which produces MSLRTLATIGWICFGLDVLFVLVLFVTRNVGDDAAGRGMARGFAMVLGPIVLALGAGLYWAQRSGSFGGVLTSTLLVGLPFLWMATNVAMGPVGAIERAVERRGLGKFNDPRLTQMASAIEKGDTAALAALAHTRTVDWNARDRKGRTILGIAADRASRPGAGADGAATVRILVETGAPYRDDAVIEGGRLFSEVVYNSGDQYLELMDVLLTAGANPNDTESYDGRPLLLHHNMTVGKARVLMRHGAELVGIRDSREDRPGWNALMNAAYMRNWPLALFYLQSGCDPRFRATDGKSVIDAISDAEREESASGGSRFDDDDYRTFRDSLDARLGAARP; this is translated from the coding sequence ATGTCGCTCAGAACTCTTGCCACCATCGGCTGGATCTGCTTTGGGCTCGACGTGCTGTTCGTGCTCGTGCTGTTCGTCACGAGGAACGTGGGCGACGACGCTGCGGGGCGCGGCATGGCGCGCGGCTTCGCGATGGTGCTCGGACCGATCGTGTTGGCACTCGGCGCGGGGTTGTACTGGGCCCAACGCAGCGGCTCGTTCGGGGGCGTGCTCACCAGCACACTGCTGGTCGGTCTCCCGTTCCTGTGGATGGCAACAAACGTGGCGATGGGCCCTGTCGGTGCCATCGAGCGGGCCGTGGAGCGCAGGGGGCTCGGCAAGTTCAACGACCCAAGGCTTACGCAGATGGCATCGGCGATCGAGAAGGGCGACACCGCAGCTTTGGCCGCGCTCGCCCACACACGCACGGTCGACTGGAACGCGCGCGACCGGAAGGGCCGCACGATCCTCGGTATCGCGGCTGACAGGGCGAGCAGGCCCGGCGCTGGCGCCGACGGTGCGGCAACGGTGCGCATCCTGGTGGAGACCGGCGCACCCTACCGCGACGATGCCGTGATCGAGGGCGGCCGGCTGTTCTCCGAGGTGGTGTACAACTCCGGCGACCAGTACCTCGAGCTGATGGACGTACTGCTCACCGCTGGCGCCAACCCGAATGACACGGAGAGTTACGACGGTCGCCCGCTGCTGTTGCACCACAACATGACCGTCGGGAAGGCCAGGGTGTTGATGCGCCATGGCGCCGAGCTCGTCGGCATTCGCGATTCACGCGAGGATCGCCCGGGATGGAACGCGCTGATGAACGCGGCGTACATGCGCAACTGGCCGCTGGCCCTGTTCTACCTGCAGTCCGGCTGCGACCCGCGATTCAGGGCTACCGACGGCAAGTCGGTCATCGACGCCATCTCTGACGCGGAGCGGGAAGAGAGCGCAAGCGGAGGCAGTCGGTTCGACGACGACGACTACCGCACCTTCCGCGACAGCCTGGACGCGCGACTCGGAGCCGCGCGTCCGTAG
- a CDS encoding type II toxin-antitoxin system HicB family antitoxin gives MKLIIEIEPEADGRWLAEVPTLPGVMAYGTTRTDAVARVQAVALRVLAEKLEHGEAVPELLDLSFQAA, from the coding sequence ATGAAGCTCATCATTGAGATAGAGCCCGAGGCGGACGGCCGCTGGCTTGCGGAGGTGCCGACGTTGCCCGGGGTCATGGCTTATGGAACCACTCGCACAGACGCCGTGGCCCGTGTGCAGGCCGTGGCCCTGCGCGTCCTGGCCGAGAAGCTGGAGCATGGCGAGGCGGTACCGGAGTTGCTGGATCTATCATTCCAGGCCGCGTGA
- a CDS encoding CocE/NonD family hydrolase, whose translation MLNRSIVTLALAALTVPAWSAAQPPQNAQAQAQLRARRDSLEAELQRFAIVDRKLMVSMRDGVRMQADVYRPRNATKGVPTIFVRTPYNFNWWDVRLGAPADMTARLDAVKRGYAYVDMNERGHFFSEGNYDILGPPLTDGVDEIDWISSQPWSNGKVGLIGCSSTAEWQMAVAAQGPKGLAAIVPQGFGAGVGRVGPYYEQGNWYRGGAVQMLFIAWLYGEQNQNRPMPPRGLSQEELVRFSKSFDLSQQSPPVDWSKALRHLPEMDILRAVDGPRGIFADSMPGIATGGAMIRRTPNDPAWYKGGLFHDDMRINVPGLWLMSWYDVSVGPNLATFNHVRKTASPEVANQQYAVIAPTLHCAYKRATENTIVGERSVGDARLDYDALTYGWFDHFLKGENTGLLDTLPKVRYFTMGMNKWQTSESWPPKGAETLRYFLASGGNANSRQGDGRLTDQPPAKDTPDTFTYDPMNPVPSYGGNVCCTGNAVVGGALDQQKMEERKDILVYSTEPLKEGMELSGPVELDLYVSSDVKDTDFTVKLLDVYPDGRAYNLDETIQRVRYREGYDKVVFMEKGKVYKVKLGPLTTSNWFAAGHRLRIEVSSSNFPRFDRNLNTGGNNYDEKTGVVATNVVHHSKQYPAELRITVVKRKPAM comes from the coding sequence ATGCTGAACCGCTCCATCGTTACCCTCGCCCTGGCAGCGCTCACGGTACCGGCCTGGTCCGCTGCGCAGCCGCCGCAGAATGCTCAGGCCCAGGCCCAACTCCGCGCGCGCCGCGACTCACTCGAAGCCGAATTGCAGCGATTCGCCATCGTCGATCGCAAGCTCATGGTGAGCATGCGCGACGGGGTGCGGATGCAGGCGGACGTGTATCGTCCCCGCAATGCGACGAAGGGTGTGCCGACGATCTTCGTGCGCACGCCGTACAACTTCAACTGGTGGGACGTGCGACTTGGCGCGCCGGCCGACATGACCGCCCGCCTCGATGCGGTCAAGCGCGGGTACGCGTACGTCGACATGAACGAGCGCGGCCACTTCTTTTCGGAGGGCAACTACGACATCCTCGGCCCTCCGCTCACCGATGGCGTGGACGAGATCGACTGGATCTCCAGTCAGCCATGGTCCAACGGCAAGGTCGGCCTGATCGGATGTTCATCGACGGCGGAGTGGCAGATGGCCGTGGCGGCGCAGGGCCCCAAGGGACTTGCCGCGATCGTTCCGCAGGGGTTCGGCGCCGGCGTGGGGCGCGTCGGACCGTACTACGAGCAGGGCAACTGGTATCGTGGTGGTGCTGTTCAGATGCTCTTCATCGCATGGCTCTACGGAGAGCAGAACCAGAACCGCCCCATGCCACCTCGAGGATTGTCGCAGGAGGAGCTGGTCCGCTTCTCCAAATCGTTCGATCTCTCGCAGCAGTCGCCACCGGTGGACTGGTCCAAGGCGCTGCGGCACCTGCCCGAGATGGACATCCTGCGTGCGGTGGATGGCCCGCGAGGCATCTTTGCCGACTCGATGCCGGGGATCGCGACGGGCGGCGCGATGATCAGGCGCACCCCGAACGATCCGGCGTGGTACAAGGGCGGACTGTTCCACGACGACATGCGCATCAACGTTCCCGGGCTCTGGCTGATGTCCTGGTACGACGTGTCGGTGGGGCCCAACCTCGCGACGTTCAACCACGTGCGGAAGACGGCGAGCCCCGAGGTGGCCAACCAGCAGTACGCGGTGATCGCGCCGACGCTGCACTGTGCCTACAAGCGGGCAACGGAAAACACGATCGTGGGCGAGCGGAGCGTCGGCGATGCGCGACTCGACTACGACGCGCTCACCTACGGGTGGTTCGACCACTTCCTCAAGGGTGAAAACACCGGGTTGCTCGACACGCTGCCCAAGGTTCGCTACTTCACGATGGGGATGAACAAGTGGCAGACCTCGGAGTCGTGGCCGCCGAAGGGTGCGGAGACCCTGCGCTACTTCCTGGCGAGCGGCGGGAATGCCAACTCGCGCCAGGGTGACGGTCGGCTCACCGACCAGCCGCCGGCGAAGGACACCCCGGACACGTTCACCTACGACCCGATGAATCCGGTGCCATCGTACGGTGGCAACGTGTGCTGCACGGGCAACGCCGTGGTGGGTGGTGCGCTCGACCAGCAGAAGATGGAGGAGCGCAAGGACATTCTCGTGTACTCGACGGAACCGCTCAAGGAAGGCATGGAGCTGAGCGGGCCCGTGGAACTCGACCTCTACGTGTCGTCGGACGTGAAGGACACCGACTTCACGGTCAAGCTGCTCGACGTGTATCCCGACGGCCGTGCCTACAACCTCGACGAGACGATCCAGCGCGTGCGCTACCGGGAGGGTTACGACAAGGTCGTCTTCATGGAGAAGGGCAAGGTGTACAAAGTGAAGCTTGGCCCGTTGACGACCAGCAACTGGTTCGCGGCGGGCCACCGGCTGCGCATCGAGGTCTCGAGTTCCAACTTCCCGCGCTTCGATCGCAACCTCAACACGGGCGGGAACAACTACGACGAGAAGACCGGCGTCGTGGCGACGAACGTCGTGCATCACTCGAAGCAGTACCCTGCGGAACTCCGGATCACGGTCGTGAAACGCAAGCCGGCGATGTAG
- a CDS encoding DPP IV N-terminal domain-containing protein, translating into MHRLVPAALLAIPGLAMAQSTLADYQRAEQRLTWNALRHVTGDQVTPQWYRDSTRFWYRVMTPRGAEFVTVTPATGQRQPLFDNVRIAASLSRAADSSVAATALPFQRFDFADDGRDERRIHLRIGKRAFTCDLTSYACMKADTLPDRRRYVRSPDAQWDAFASGNNLWVRRVGGSDSVALTTDGAPGYAYGVGSPSPSQIRNRIPNTPQVTWSPDSRRLVVSRIDERGVATFSLYSSTTSRPMAYAYPYALPGDSAVQQVEYYIVDVAQRASRRIEVAPQPMMSFFSFGGRAVQWAPSSDRVYFTHVNRGPKRVRLYVADAGGGAPRLLTADSASTYVAGSVDITNGATNWRPLRGGDVIWFSERDGWGHLYHLGPDGAVKHQITSGDWVVTAVHAVDEALGRVYFTARGRESNRHPEHASLYSAGLDGSGLTLLTPEDGNHEITPVPGGKYFIDTYSRVDSPPVTVVRAADGRVVKELERADIGALRATGWRPGEVFRAKARDGVTEITGVIWKPSNFDSTTSYPVIDHIYPGPLISPVPRDFFPTRAAFSYSTMGQVQALAELGFIVVSIDALGNTGRAKAIYTRYFGDLGDNGIADHVAAIKQLGARHRWMDLTRVGIYGHSGGGFSSTDAMLRFPDFYRVAVSTAGNHDNRTYYHGWGERFQGIFQRDSAKGTDNYAQAANKTFASNLKGKLFLIHGDMDDNVHPAHTIALVDALVKANKSFDLLVLPDADHNLTGHPYIIRRTWDYFVENLLGSRPPADFTIAPPPSM; encoded by the coding sequence ATGCATCGTCTCGTTCCTGCCGCACTCCTCGCCATCCCCGGCCTGGCGATGGCCCAATCCACGCTCGCCGACTACCAGCGCGCCGAGCAGCGACTCACCTGGAATGCGCTGCGTCATGTCACCGGCGACCAGGTGACGCCGCAGTGGTATCGCGACAGCACACGTTTCTGGTATCGCGTGATGACTCCGCGTGGCGCGGAGTTTGTTACGGTGACGCCAGCGACGGGGCAGCGACAACCGTTGTTCGACAACGTCCGGATCGCCGCGTCTCTCTCTCGTGCCGCCGACTCGTCCGTGGCGGCCACCGCGCTGCCGTTCCAGCGGTTCGACTTCGCGGACGATGGTCGCGACGAGCGCCGCATCCATCTGCGCATCGGCAAACGGGCATTCACCTGTGACCTGACGTCGTACGCCTGCATGAAGGCGGACACACTTCCGGATCGTCGCCGGTACGTCCGATCGCCAGACGCGCAATGGGATGCGTTCGCGTCCGGCAACAACCTCTGGGTACGTCGCGTTGGCGGCAGCGACTCCGTGGCGCTCACGACCGACGGAGCTCCCGGGTACGCCTACGGCGTCGGCTCGCCGTCTCCCTCCCAGATCAGGAACAGGATCCCGAATACGCCGCAGGTGACGTGGTCGCCGGACTCGCGCCGTCTCGTGGTCTCACGCATCGACGAGCGCGGCGTGGCGACGTTCTCCCTCTATTCCTCCACGACGTCGCGGCCGATGGCGTACGCATATCCATACGCGCTCCCGGGTGACTCGGCGGTACAGCAGGTCGAGTACTACATCGTCGATGTCGCACAGCGCGCGAGCCGCCGCATCGAGGTGGCGCCGCAGCCGATGATGTCGTTCTTCAGTTTCGGTGGCCGGGCGGTACAGTGGGCGCCGTCATCCGATCGCGTGTACTTCACGCACGTGAACCGCGGCCCCAAGCGGGTGCGACTGTACGTGGCCGATGCGGGAGGCGGTGCGCCGCGATTGCTCACCGCCGACAGTGCATCGACCTATGTCGCGGGAAGCGTCGACATCACCAACGGCGCCACGAACTGGCGACCGCTGCGCGGCGGAGACGTGATCTGGTTTTCCGAGCGCGATGGCTGGGGCCACCTCTATCACCTGGGGCCCGATGGCGCGGTGAAGCATCAGATCACGAGCGGCGATTGGGTGGTGACGGCGGTGCACGCGGTCGATGAGGCACTCGGTCGGGTGTACTTCACCGCTCGTGGCCGCGAGAGCAATCGGCACCCGGAGCACGCGTCGCTCTACTCGGCGGGACTCGATGGCTCGGGCCTGACGCTGCTGACTCCCGAAGACGGGAACCACGAGATCACGCCGGTACCCGGCGGCAAGTACTTCATCGACACGTATTCGCGGGTCGACTCGCCACCGGTGACGGTCGTTCGCGCGGCTGATGGGCGCGTGGTCAAGGAACTCGAGCGCGCCGACATCGGCGCGCTGCGCGCCACGGGCTGGCGGCCCGGAGAGGTCTTTCGGGCGAAAGCGCGTGACGGAGTCACCGAAATCACCGGCGTGATCTGGAAGCCGTCGAACTTCGATTCGACCACATCCTACCCGGTCATCGACCACATCTACCCCGGGCCGCTCATTTCCCCGGTGCCACGCGACTTCTTCCCTACGCGCGCTGCCTTCTCGTACTCCACGATGGGCCAGGTACAGGCGCTCGCCGAACTGGGCTTCATCGTGGTATCGATCGATGCGCTGGGCAACACGGGGCGCGCCAAGGCGATCTACACGCGCTACTTCGGTGACCTGGGCGACAACGGGATCGCCGATCACGTGGCGGCGATCAAACAGCTGGGCGCGCGACACCGCTGGATGGACCTCACGCGCGTCGGCATCTACGGCCACTCGGGCGGCGGGTTCTCGTCCACCGACGCCATGCTCAGGTTCCCGGACTTCTATCGTGTGGCCGTCTCCACGGCGGGCAACCACGACAATCGCACCTACTACCACGGTTGGGGCGAGAGATTCCAGGGAATCTTCCAGCGTGACTCGGCGAAAGGAACGGACAACTATGCCCAGGCCGCGAACAAGACGTTCGCATCAAACCTCAAGGGCAAACTGTTCCTCATTCACGGCGACATGGACGACAACGTGCATCCCGCGCATACGATCGCGCTGGTGGATGCCCTGGTGAAGGCGAACAAGTCGTTCGACCTGCTGGTGCTGCCTGACGCGGACCACAACCTCACCGGTCACCCGTACATCATCCGTCGTACGTGGGACTACTTCGTGGAGAACCTGCTGGGGTCGCGGCCCCCGGCAGATTTCACCATCGCGCCACCGCCCAGCATGTAG
- a CDS encoding amidohydrolase family protein, whose protein sequence is MSIRRFLLASAALAPQLTFAQAATPPAAPIVVRAARMVDVTTGQIVENARIVVQGTRIASVNPQTLPAGARIVDLGDVTLLPGFIDAHTHLAGELGPDMQLGPVTETEVDAAYKAAKHGRTTVLAGFTTVRDFGGSVTVALGKAVERGDVTAPHIVPSRNALGITGGHCDVTGYAPGVLEQDSKGGVANGPWEVVEAVRYQIKHGAQVIKTCATAGVLSLEGPVGAQQYTAEELEAMVNEASRHGVKVAAHAHGTEGIKAAIRAGVASIEHGSLLDDEAIALMKERGTYLVPTSYLVDRINLPVLPALVRSKAETILPLARASVRKAIAARVRIAFGTDAGVFPHGENAREFAVYVKLGMTPAEALRSGTLHAADLLGLKDRGSIAAGMLADLVAVPGNPLQDITATERVSFVMQSGKVLKESGRPIM, encoded by the coding sequence ATGTCGATTCGCCGGTTCCTGCTCGCCTCCGCGGCCCTCGCGCCCCAGCTCACGTTCGCCCAGGCCGCCACGCCGCCTGCCGCGCCCATCGTCGTCCGGGCGGCGCGCATGGTCGATGTCACGACCGGGCAAATCGTGGAGAACGCGCGCATCGTTGTGCAGGGCACACGCATCGCGAGCGTGAACCCGCAGACCCTGCCCGCGGGTGCGCGCATCGTCGACCTCGGTGATGTCACGCTCTTGCCGGGCTTCATCGATGCGCACACGCACCTGGCCGGCGAACTCGGCCCGGACATGCAGCTGGGACCGGTCACCGAAACGGAAGTCGACGCGGCCTACAAGGCGGCGAAACACGGCCGAACGACCGTGCTGGCGGGCTTCACCACGGTGCGTGATTTCGGCGGCAGCGTGACCGTGGCGTTAGGTAAGGCGGTCGAGCGCGGCGACGTCACCGCGCCGCACATCGTTCCGTCACGCAATGCTCTCGGCATCACCGGTGGTCACTGTGACGTGACCGGCTACGCTCCCGGCGTGCTCGAGCAGGATTCGAAGGGTGGCGTGGCGAACGGTCCGTGGGAGGTCGTGGAGGCTGTGCGCTACCAGATCAAGCACGGAGCGCAGGTGATCAAGACGTGCGCGACCGCCGGCGTGCTGTCGCTCGAAGGGCCGGTTGGCGCCCAGCAATACACCGCCGAGGAACTCGAGGCGATGGTCAACGAGGCTTCGCGGCACGGGGTGAAGGTGGCCGCGCACGCGCATGGCACCGAGGGCATCAAGGCGGCCATCCGGGCCGGTGTCGCCTCCATCGAGCACGGATCGCTGCTGGACGACGAAGCGATCGCGCTCATGAAGGAGCGCGGGACGTACCTCGTTCCCACGAGCTACCTCGTTGACCGCATCAACCTTCCGGTCCTTCCCGCGCTGGTGAGGAGCAAGGCCGAGACGATCCTGCCGCTCGCGCGCGCGAGCGTGCGGAAGGCGATCGCGGCCAGGGTCAGGATCGCCTTCGGCACCGATGCCGGCGTGTTTCCGCATGGCGAAAATGCGCGCGAGTTCGCGGTGTACGTGAAGCTCGGCATGACGCCGGCCGAGGCGCTCCGTTCGGGGACGTTGCACGCGGCCGACCTGCTGGGACTCAAGGATCGTGGCTCGATCGCCGCTGGTATGCTGGCGGATCTGGTCGCGGTACCGGGGAACCCCCTGCAGGACATCACCGCGACCGAGCGGGTGTCGTTCGTGATGCAGTCCGGCAAGGTGCTCAAGGAGAGTGGCCGACCGATCATGTAG
- a CDS encoding DUF885 family protein, whose translation MRYILPLVVLTLATGCGGGAPPAVPTERPTRHEDLVALFGDWRAFQRPTMVAGVPDYSAAAMTAQHEGLAAYLRRLAAFDTTGWSVAQQVDYHILRAELNGFDFDHRVLRPWQNNPAYYVTFFPDESDQPAREGPFAWGGVELWSHPTPLSAAATLAIDSGLRRIPGLMRQARTNLTGNQKDLWVWGTRSIRSQSSDLTAFIATLTPEQSSLAASARAALAATDSLAAWLDAQAPSKTGPSGVGRDNYDWYLTNVQLLPYTWKDEVTLMQRELARAYAYLALEEVRNRGRPTQALVGSQAEHERRFNRAVSDYMAFLRSRQLVATNPDLEARLRARIGRFSDARREFFTEVDYRDPVVMRTHGFHWFDKGAMAAGYGNPIRNGALLYNVFNARTEGLATGWEEMMMGAGLFDASPRSRELILILLAERAARAMGDLRMHANEWSIDQAAAYASQNTPRGWLALDGNLVWGEQHLYLQQPAYGVSYVIGKIEVEKIMQVRMRQLGERFDVGTFMHELVAAGQIPIALIRWQLTGELDDELRAMLGARASPPTPSPSH comes from the coding sequence ATGCGATACATCCTCCCGCTTGTCGTCCTCACGCTGGCCACCGGTTGCGGCGGCGGTGCGCCGCCCGCCGTACCCACTGAGCGACCCACGCGACACGAGGATCTCGTCGCGCTGTTTGGTGACTGGCGAGCGTTCCAGCGCCCGACCATGGTCGCGGGAGTCCCGGACTACTCCGCCGCGGCAATGACGGCGCAGCACGAGGGGCTCGCCGCCTATCTGCGACGGCTTGCCGCGTTCGATACGACCGGATGGAGCGTGGCGCAGCAGGTGGACTACCACATCCTGCGCGCCGAGCTGAACGGGTTCGACTTCGATCATCGCGTGTTGCGGCCGTGGCAGAACAATCCGGCGTACTACGTGACGTTCTTTCCGGACGAGAGCGACCAGCCGGCGCGGGAAGGCCCGTTTGCGTGGGGGGGCGTTGAGCTGTGGAGCCATCCGACCCCGCTTTCGGCCGCGGCGACCCTGGCGATCGACTCGGGGCTCCGGCGCATCCCGGGCCTCATGCGCCAGGCCCGGACGAACCTCACGGGGAACCAGAAGGACCTCTGGGTCTGGGGCACCAGGAGCATCCGGAGTCAGTCGAGCGACCTCACCGCCTTCATTGCGACGCTCACGCCGGAGCAGTCGTCGCTCGCTGCCAGCGCCCGCGCGGCGCTCGCCGCCACGGACTCGCTCGCGGCCTGGCTGGACGCCCAGGCGCCATCGAAGACCGGGCCGTCGGGCGTGGGCCGCGACAACTACGACTGGTACCTGACCAACGTGCAGCTCCTGCCCTACACGTGGAAGGACGAGGTCACGCTCATGCAGCGCGAGCTGGCGCGCGCGTATGCGTACCTCGCGCTCGAGGAGGTACGGAATCGTGGACGGCCGACACAGGCCCTGGTGGGGAGCCAGGCAGAACATGAGCGGCGCTTCAACCGGGCGGTGAGCGACTACATGGCCTTCCTGCGTTCGCGTCAGCTCGTCGCCACGAACCCTGACCTCGAGGCGCGGCTCCGCGCGCGCATTGGACGGTTCAGCGACGCCCGCCGCGAGTTCTTTACCGAAGTCGACTACCGGGATCCGGTCGTGATGCGCACCCACGGATTCCACTGGTTCGACAAGGGCGCCATGGCGGCCGGTTACGGCAATCCGATCCGGAACGGTGCGCTCCTCTACAACGTGTTCAATGCGCGCACCGAGGGACTGGCCACGGGTTGGGAGGAGATGATGATGGGGGCCGGGCTGTTCGACGCGTCGCCCCGATCGCGCGAGTTGATCCTCATTCTGCTCGCCGAACGCGCCGCGCGCGCGATGGGCGACCTGAGGATGCACGCCAACGAATGGTCCATCGACCAGGCGGCCGCGTACGCGTCGCAAAACACGCCGCGCGGCTGGCTTGCCCTCGACGGCAACCTGGTCTGGGGCGAGCAGCACCTCTACCTGCAGCAGCCGGCCTACGGCGTGAGTTACGTGATCGGCAAGATCGAGGTGGAGAAGATCATGCAGGTCCGCATGCGACAGCTTGGGGAGCGATTCGACGTGGGCACGTTCATGCACGAGCTGGTGGCCGCGGGGCAGATCCCGATTGCGCTCATCCGGTGGCAGCTGACCGGCGAGCTGGACGACGAGCTGCGTGCCATGCTCGGTGCGCGCGCCAGCCCGCCGACGCCCTCGCCTTCTCATTAG
- a CDS encoding type II toxin-antitoxin system HicA family toxin gives MARRYRSCWIYHSRPREHVGRRKARRLLAALLRIRWAVKRQSGSHMTLWREGWPDYVFAFHDAEEVGPRMMARVARHTGLRPEDL, from the coding sequence ATGGCGAGGCGGTACCGGAGTTGCTGGATCTATCATTCCAGGCCGCGTGAGCACGTGGGGCGCCGAAAAGCACGCCGGCTGCTGGCGGCGCTGCTTCGGATTCGTTGGGCAGTCAAGCGGCAATCCGGGTCCCATATGACGCTGTGGCGCGAGGGCTGGCCGGACTACGTGTTTGCGTTTCATGACGCGGAAGAAGTTGGGCCTCGGATGATGGCGCGCGTGGCGCGGCACACTGGACTCAGGCCAGAGGATCTGTAG
- a CDS encoding HupE/UreJ family protein produces the protein MPARSTLPRTLIVALRHVLLLVIALGATAIAAHEIPSRVTVFAYVKPEGQRLQLLLRVPLAAMRDMEFPERGAGYLDIPRLEPFLRDAVQLWISDQLHFTEDGRELGAEEVAAIRVSLPSDRAFESFGTALAQVRGPRLGDDVDIPWQQAMLDVLLEVPITSDSARFAFNPSLAGLGIQTTTVLRFLPPGGAVRAFQYIGNPGVVELDPGWWQAASQFVVLGFEHILDGIDHLLFVLCLVIPVRRLRPLVAIVTAFTVAHSITLVSAAAGLAPDALWFPPLVETLIALSIVWMAFENIVGVRLEHRWKFAFGFGLVHGFGFSFALRESLQFSGDHLLASLLAFNVGVELGQLLVVLIAIPVLAFTFRRIVDERMGTILLSALVAHTAWHWMLDRGSSLGDYDWQLPAWDAQLAITVMRVAMLVLVVGLVAWALHGLVRRFAPPAVGRDVARSG, from the coding sequence ATGCCGGCTCGCTCGACGCTGCCCCGCACGCTCATTGTCGCCCTTCGCCATGTTCTGCTGCTCGTCATCGCGTTGGGCGCGACCGCGATTGCCGCGCACGAGATCCCGAGCCGTGTCACCGTCTTCGCGTATGTGAAGCCCGAGGGCCAGCGCCTGCAGCTGCTGCTGCGCGTACCGCTCGCGGCCATGCGCGACATGGAGTTTCCGGAACGCGGCGCCGGCTACCTCGACATTCCCAGGCTCGAGCCCTTCCTCCGCGACGCGGTCCAGCTCTGGATCTCCGACCAGCTCCATTTCACCGAAGACGGTCGTGAGCTGGGCGCCGAGGAGGTCGCGGCGATCCGGGTCTCGCTGCCATCCGATCGTGCGTTCGAGTCATTCGGGACCGCGCTCGCCCAGGTCCGTGGACCACGCCTCGGCGACGACGTGGACATTCCGTGGCAGCAGGCCATGCTCGACGTGCTGCTCGAGGTTCCCATCACGTCGGACAGTGCGCGCTTCGCCTTCAACCCGTCGCTGGCCGGCCTCGGGATCCAGACCACGACGGTGCTGCGGTTTCTGCCGCCGGGGGGCGCAGTCCGGGCGTTCCAGTACATCGGCAACCCCGGCGTCGTCGAACTGGATCCGGGATGGTGGCAGGCCGCGTCGCAGTTCGTCGTCCTGGGGTTCGAGCACATCCTGGACGGCATCGACCACCTGCTGTTCGTGTTGTGTCTGGTGATCCCGGTACGTCGGCTGCGGCCACTCGTGGCGATCGTGACCGCGTTCACCGTCGCGCACTCGATCACGCTCGTGTCGGCGGCGGCAGGCCTGGCGCCTGACGCGCTCTGGTTCCCGCCGCTGGTGGAGACGCTGATTGCGTTGTCGATCGTCTGGATGGCGTTCGAGAACATCGTGGGTGTGCGCCTCGAACATCGCTGGAAGTTTGCGTTCGGCTTTGGGCTGGTGCACGGCTTCGGGTTTTCCTTTGCGCTCCGGGAGTCCCTCCAGTTCTCGGGCGACCACCTGCTGGCCTCGCTGCTTGCGTTCAACGTGGGCGTTGAGCTGGGACAGCTGCTCGTGGTGCTCATCGCGATCCCCGTGCTCGCCTTCACCTTCCGGCGCATCGTGGACGAGCGCATGGGCACGATTCTGCTGTCGGCGCTCGTGGCCCACACGGCCTGGCACTGGATGCTCGACCGTGGCAGCTCACTTGGCGATTACGACTGGCAGCTCCCGGCCTGGGACGCGCAGCTTGCGATCACGGTCATGCGCGTCGCCATGCTCGTGCTCGTCGTGGGGCTGGTGGCGTGGGCGTTGCACGGGCTCGTGCGTCGCTTCGCGCCGCCAGCCGTGGGCCGCGACGTGGCGAGGTCGGGATGA
- a CDS encoding DUF433 domain-containing protein, protein MGQTVELMDRITVNPDQCGGRPCVRGMRIRVIDVLDLLASGLSASEVVAELPDLEPADVAACLRFASRKLDHPVLAA, encoded by the coding sequence ATGGGCCAGACGGTCGAATTGATGGACCGCATCACGGTGAACCCCGACCAGTGCGGAGGGCGGCCGTGTGTGCGCGGGATGCGGATTCGAGTGATCGACGTGCTGGACCTGTTGGCCTCGGGGCTTTCGGCGAGCGAGGTCGTGGCGGAGCTCCCAGACCTTGAGCCAGCGGACGTCGCGGCGTGCCTGCGGTTCGCGAGTCGAAAGCTGGACCATCCGGTGCTCGCGGCCTAG